aagactgctgcatccctctgcaagatatctcactatttttgacttttctgagcctgtcaagtccttcttttgacccattttgccaaaggaaaggaagttgcctaataattatgcacacctgatatagggtgttgatgtcattagaccacacccttctcattacagagatgcacatcacctaatatgcttaattggtagtaggctttcgagcctatacagcttggagtaagacaacatgcatggagaggatgatgtggacaaaatactcatttgcctaataattctgcactcctctGTAAAcagcaagctcctttttttgtgtagctgacagctggtaactgtgcagggccggatctagcaaagcttttgccagggggccaggtaggccattaacagagaaaggtggacacaaagatatacttttctttcttactctcatataaaatatttagcttttattaaatagttatctgaatcttacaaccaaagtttgtataataatacacaagattggctgtagaccattgctcatcattcagaacactgtgtaaaaataacaaaagacaaaaagtgaatgcgaaagtgcataaatatttattttacgtgtttgatgtgtgtggcggggcttggtctgcagtgccgctgcaggggaggtggacccacctgagcggcatctgcagtcacgcctctcgggcgttgtctgtgctctctcggctgttttttgggtgtgtgtaagttgaaaagctacagccggttgtgtgggtacaccaaccatgtgtgaaaagtggtccataacgtaatgcttcaaagcgtgttcatgcaaacattgtcgggtctgccgtgctACAatggggacttctgctcatgaacctgtgtgcacagcgtctgcaaatcggggctgtacaaagcaacttcatctttacacaaaactgtaagctgtcatctgtgaagtgtgagcggtgtttgtttttaccatagttcatggtggagaatggctgctcttctgagttttgccctaagcagccgtaagaatggcaaactacacagattagcagcggcataggcacacataaaatttcttcagaaattttcgctttctagttctccTCGTCGGCTGACTGTGGGGCTTTCTCTCTATATTATTtggctgttgtgatttggtgcttgcTGGGTTAAGATCATGTGACAGACTTGGGCATGGACAAATGTCCCGTTTCTTTTaccttgagaaactcttgggttgctttttCAGTATGATTTGGGTCATAATCTGTTTGCACTGTTAGTGCTGTCGGATCATTTTCTGTCTGAGCATCATTTGGTTAAATCTGAGCAGAGAATAAAGCGCTGCACACTTCACAATGAATTCTgctgcttctatcagcagtcacattgTCAGTGACCCAGTTTCACTGGCATGATGCTGCCTCCACCATGTTAGGCAGATGCTGTGTGTAACAGCCACAATTGTGTGGTGTCTCTTTAAGACAACTTAAGTTAATGTTAATGATGTCACAAGTGTGCGCCACTGCTCTCTGTAGAGTGTGGGAGAAGTGTGCTTCCACATGGACGTATGGACTGAGATGGACCTCAGTTCTTTACCTCCTAACTCAACAACTCGCCTTGTAAGTGTGTTTATTAAAGGATGAGCACTGTGGAAATCCCAGTACCAGTGTGGTCGTGAGTTTTTGAGTGTCCTGCTGAGTGTTTCTGCCTTCTCCTCTCAACCACCGAATACAACCCACGTTACATGTGGCATGCTTTGGATCAGCTGTTTCTCTCCTTATCTACACTTTTCTTTCTCCGTCTTTATGGTTCAAGTTAATCTtggtttttcttcatttgtttttacatcgtgtcttttgtcctgtcttcctcccctcaccccaaccaagGCAGATggcttcctgagcctggttctgctggaggtttcttcctgttaaaagggagtttttccttcccactgttgccaaaacGCTTTCTCATAGGGGGTAGCATGATTGTTTCTCTAtatgtattattatagggtctatattacaatataaagcaccttgaggtgactgttgttgtgactgtacgctgtgtaaataaaactgaattgaattgaactgttttttgtttttaaacgtgTTTTCTGGCCTAATTTAACTTTCCTTATCTTTAGTGTAATCATTGGTTTGCAGCTTGTTATAAACCATTTGTGGATGTTGACAGTGTGACCTGCCTCTTCAAGTGTGTTTTTGACTTGGTTAGATGCACTTTGCTGGATGATCAGGGGATTCATTCTTTTTAACAATGCATGAGCCACTTCTGGAATTAGGTTTACTTGGATTTTTCAGCCTAATGTCGACCTTCGTCTTGACgaattctcaatcatccaggtaagtaaatctccaaaagttgattctgttcatctggacgttttcagtgggagaaacgtttcatcactcatccaggtgacttcttcagactcagctgactgcaggtttcctcaatcttataaacagcacatttgcacaatgactacaaaccagcgttcctccctgtccaggatgttacatcctcatcattgaaagagtgtccactggcctgtaggtgtaaatagactgcagagtcctggcctgacgaggtagctcttctgtgttgtgccatcctctCAGCctgaggttgtttggtttccccgatgtataaatcctggcaatcctcctggcactgaacaccgtacactatgttactctgtttgtgatGGGGGACCCGATtgttggggtggaccaatttttggcgcagcgtgttttggggtttaaaagccacagagatgcGGTGTATAGAAATAACGCGTCTCAACTCTTccaatactcctgacacatacgggatcactacaggttttctcTTAGTCAGCGGTTGcccttctctcctggattggCTGGAGCTTTCCAGCCTATTTCctgctgtttataagattggggaaacctgcagtcagctgagactgaagaagccacctggatgagtgacgaaacttttctcccactgaaaacgtccagatgaacagaatcaacctttggtaATGTCGACCTTCCTCACTTGCAAAATTtcgttttaaaattacattaaatttaCAGTGAAACGCTATAAAAGTCAACACTTTGAATTCTGATTAACCTTCAAATATTATGtctgctttctttttcactAAATAACAACGAAGCAGGCCTCACCTGGCCACAAAAGCATTTCTCAGTCAATTGTTCCATTCATTTTTGAACATCTGAAGGTAGTGGGACTACGCCATTTTATACTATACAGCTCAAGCATAATTTTTGTAAAACCCCTTAAATTAAACCTGAAAGCTTGCACTTCAGTAGCATATTGATTTATAGATTGAtttccactgtggtgctgtttAAAGACAAACTGCAAAAATGTGCTGTCTTTGCCCCAAACATTCTGGAGGGCGCTGTTTTTGATCCCAAACGATTGATTCTCATTATAATGTAGACACAACCTTCAAGGGTAGTTTTAATAAAGTGCCTTTAGAAATGTGCAGATTTGACAACCCAATTCAGCATTACACATATTTAGAATTTCCATATTTACACAGAGAACAGAATtgaaaatgagcttttgcatgttGTTTGCACAATTTTACTTTGCAACAGTGTTTGGGAAAAGTATCCTCACGTTcatcactttttaaattttttttacatctttgtAGCTCAACTGCAATAGGGTCCGCTCAAGACTTATAGcaatgacaaaaacagtttgttttttcagtgaaATTAAAGAACTTTTTTAACTTCTGATTGACTTCACGACCTCTTGGCAGGACCAATAATCCTCAAGTGTATTCACATTCTATGTGACTCTGTTGGACTCTATCAGATTTGATCATTCTttgaaaatcatttaaaaaacaacagggTGTTTTAGTGTTTTTCCAGAAGTCCATTTTAGATCCATGGAAAGAggtatttgtgttattttgttcCTTCTCTTGTTTTTTGAGGAAACAACATGTTAAATACACCTCAGTAGCAAAATCAACGCGTCCAGTGTACCAGTTAATTATTATAAActttataaattcagcattaatCATAGACCTATTGTAGTTGATTACATGATGTAGATGATTTTAAGTTCCCATCATGTACCTGTGTATTGTTAATTCTTcaaggttttgttttgtatctAAAACTACATTTTGTTTACTTGATTTTCCTCCTCAGTACagagtgttgtgtttatttgtatttgtaactGATTTGTGTTACTTCCTTGTTGTTTAAACCCTTGTCTTCCTTCCTCTCATGCCTCGACAACTTCTCCTTATTTCCATCCACCTTCTGCAACTAGATGAGATCACACTCCACCACGCATTGCTCAGTATACTCTTTCACCAGCTCCACACTCAGGGTGTTGTGGCAGAATTCAGCCATGGCCTTCCAAAGCGGTGGGTCCAGGAACATCTGGCACATCACATGACCCTTCAAGGTGGCAGTATGGCGCTGCAAGTGGTACAAGAACTGCTGTCGAGCCAGGGCGAGGTCTTTACCAAACATGTCAATGTTCAGGTAATACCTGGTTAAAGAAAACATCATGACTGTGTGAAAACAGTTTCCCATTCTTAGCAGTAAGGATGATTGTAAATGTAATGTGCATATTATAGAAACAACACGTTCTCATCCCAAAACGTAACATTCGACGCCATGTGACAAGTCGTCGGTATGTGACGCGGTCGGAACCATTTGGAATGAAACGTacctttattttactttctcatCATTACTCGCTTTGGAAACACTATCTAATACGATTAAGACTGTGGTTAAGGTTAGTGATAAGACTACGGTTAGGGTCAGgattaaggttagggttagggctggaatacacgGCTGGAACGTGTGTTATCGCCGGGAGCGTCATTCCATCCACAGTCCGGTGCATATCATAGGTTACCTTTTGCGTTGCTATGGGACGCCTCAggacgtgacaaatcgtcagtatGTTACGCGTTGGGAATGAGAACGGTCTCCATAGAAACTATCTGTACCATGTAGAAAAAAGTGAAGTTCTTGTGCTCCCTAGTGATACTATCGAAAGATGCTATTATAGACAATGGTTCGTGTTACTGTGCAGTACACTTGCTTCAGCAACATCCATTTAGTCTTATTAATAAATGAAGAAGGAACATTTACCAGTCATCTCCAATGGGGACCCTGAAAGGGAAGGTACAGAGGCTGGCCACAGTAGGATTGGACATATCATCCACCATCCAGTCAATCTCCTTCTTTAGTAGGATGGCCATGTTACTGGGCAAAAGCTTGAATGGCTGCCAGTCTTGAATGATGGTTGCATTAGGGAGGACCCCGTGCAGCAGGTCACTGTTTAAGTAGAGCTGCTGGATTGCTGTGTGGTCCAGACGCACTGGAGGAGGACTGGAGCAAAAGGTGGACAAAGTGGATTCATTGTCTCCTTCTAGACCAAATTCAGAGAGATGCAGCTTGAGGTCTTCAGCTCTAAAGCGCATCAGCAGGATTCCctggagagagaaaaggcagcatTAGAAGCATGCAAACAGCCCAAAAAGGCTCATGATGACTAACACGCCATTTAACATCAGGACAGATCAAAACATTCATTTACTCTACCTGCTTAGTTATGATGCGGTACTTTTCAAAGTCCTTTGGTCCGAGCTGATCGTCACGGGTCAAGCGGCATACTTTGACCTCTGGATACCTGGATTTAACCAGCTCAGCACAAAAGCGTAGCAGAACACCTGCCACGCCCTTGCCCCTTTCCTGGGGGGCAACACGGAGACCTTCCACCAGCATGGTCTCCCCATCATCGATGACACAGACAGACTCCAGAGCAATCTACCAAGCAATCAAACAAAGGAAGATAACAGACAAAAAATTATAAGCCATCACGCTGATATGGATACTTTTAATTACTTATTTATCTAAGGAGCTAACTCTGCTAGTTTGTGAAGAAGTCATATCTAGTTGCAGGGTGTTAATAGGAGAGATAATTTACTGAATTATGTGCTTGAGTCAACAAACAGCATTCAGATAtatgttttgttatgttttataTGTATAGTAGATGTATATGTAGAATGTAGCCTGCTGAGGTTTCAGGCTGGCTGGGTCATTTATCAGGGTGATGCTTTACAGCCATTTAGCCTATGAACTGAACTTTTACTACTGAGTGAACTTACCACTTTTCCATGTTTGCGTGCCAGTATAACTGTGCGGTTGGTATCCTGCAGCCAGCTAGTGTATCTAGTAGGTAGATAGTCAAGGCCTCCATAGATGTCCTGGCTCATAGCCATGATTTCATCAAAGTCCTCCTCAGTTGCCACAGAAAACTGAAGGCCTGCCTGGGACAGGGCCTCTGGGAGCTGGGGCATATTCAGGCTGGTATCAATCTTCATCTTGGAACAACTGATAAGATAAAAAATGGAAGAGATATTATTGTGGACTATATTAAATCGTACTTTGTGCTTCAGAGCGGGATGTCATTCTCGTGTAATCAAAAATAATTAGCCACAGATAAGTAAATCATTTTACCATTTTCTGAAAGCAGAATATAACAGACCTCGAGGTGTATGGCTGGTGAACCAAGTTCACCGATTCCATCCTTAGCAAAGGGGACAAAACATTAACCACTTTAGTATTAACCACACCAAGAGGCACACATTCATTATTCAAAGGCACTAACCAACAGGGACTCAAACATACATGAGAAGAAGAATTAAGAGCTGATTGCTTCTGCAAATTGGATTGCAGATTTTTGCATTAGTGGAGAGGCCGTGCATGTAAAATAAGAGGTTCTATCTTGGACAGCAGCCAGAAGAGTCCTTGTTCATTAACCAAATTATTTAACAGCACATGTTTTCTTTCTCACAACACTGTTGGAAAGCCCCCAGTTTGGACTGGGTCTATCTTTGGTTCCATTCAAATACAATCAGTGCTCAAATGCTTTATGGATCACGTCTCTGATGTAAAGTAACGCATTTTTAAATTCAATCCAATTTTACTTAAATTGCAATAGTTCACAAAAACAGCCACTATAAGGTACTTTATATTAGAGAGAGAACCCAGAAATCAGCTGAGCAAGATTTTGGTATCGATCAGGAGAAAGAACTCGATTCGAAGAAAGGTTCAAGGAAGAGCCTGCATAGCATCAAATTATTATAAAGAAACCTAAAAAGTGCAGATTTTGGGATGAAAGGTTTGGGCCATTGCAGCACAGAATCCAAGATGAACGTGTCCTACTATGCATAGTAGAAAAATTCACCTTAAAGACAATAAAGCCTTTCTCTTCAAATTACAGCCCCACTTCATAGACTGAAATATCCCTCTTTCACTACCAATGACACATCAAGGAATGTGAAGAACAATAGCTGCACATCACTTTGAGAGGTGATCATGAATTGGGACATTTACCTTACATCAACCTAACATCAGCCACCTTGGTAGACAAACCATTGCATGTCAATTTGTGTAGCAATGGGTGGCAAATACAAGACTGTGGCAACAGCAAACCACAAGGCCTCAAACAGCGAAgcacaaaggaaaaaagaaggattTTGCCACGTGTTTAGAAGCCATAGATTGTGCAACCTCTGAAAGAACATGATTGGAGCAACTTGGTCAACAATCTGCCAGTGGTTGCCATGGAAGAAGTGTTAACGGGGTTTTAGAGTTTACTTTCAGCTGGAAAAGATGATTCACagtaaaaaagtacaaaaacatacTAGCAGCAGAGTAAAGCCCAAGGCATAGACTGCACATCAAACCGCTAGCAACTACactgaagaaaatgaaaagctCGTTGCCACAGAGTTATGACCCCAACTACAGACACAGAAGTAGTGAAATCCTGTGGTTCTGAAAACTCAACTCAGAAGAGTCCAATTCAACCGCAGTTGTAGCGTTGTGGCTGAATCGTGTTGTAAGTGCCACACAAGTAAATGCAAAGGTGGCCTAAGTGGTGGAATCAGCTATTCCAGTTACTGTGTATGTGTTCTTGCATGAGCATCATAGAGATGAATGAGAAGCCAGCAGTTATTTGACATTATCGAGAGAGCCGATAATGCTTGCTACCATTCTCTCATTTCTACAGCATGTCAGGGGCTTGCATTGATTTTTACAGAAGGGCAAGAAGAGAAGATGGCTCATTTTTAATACTGTTTAATGTCCAGCATCATATTCTAAACATCATAAGTTTGTAGTGGCTGTCCTCTGTGGACCACATTACTACAACTTTTTCAAGCTTCATCTTATCTGCATCGCACACGTTGGCCAAGGAAACTCGTCTGTTATGATTCTAAATTAGCAAAGATGATTTACTGGCTAATGctctctgtgtttccatctgAAGCATAGATCCTAACTGACctcagagcagtgaaagcagaTTCAGCAGCAGCTTGCCAGGCATGCTGGTCTCTCATTAGTTTACCATCATGTGCCACCAGGAAAAAAGCTGCTGGCCTCTCAGCTTGCACAGCTCCAGTCATTGATAACGGGAGATGGACAAAACtgtcaaaacacagagagctgcagtTTTCTATGAGATTGAAAGAAGCACAGTTTTCAGTGGCAACAACCAACTTTGGCCACAACATGGCAGTAATGTTAACTGACAGGTTAATATTACTGCCAGCGCTGTCTGAGATGAAAGGAGATAGATCGCTTTACTTTGGTATGTTTTAATTTAtgtctatttttaaacattagacTTTTGTACGACAGAGTATTAgggccacattaagaaaaacaatattATTGATCATTCTGAGAATAAAGTCAAAGTGTGGAGATTATACAGTTGTTCCCAGGCAAACTGCAACATCTGCCATACCCTCTCAGTTAGTGAAATTGTACTTCAGAATCAGTTTTAGTAACAAGGAAGGACGTCATTTCTCTTTTAGCACATAAACTGTGTGCCGAAAAGTATAAAGATGCTGAAAAGATGGTGGAGAAAGCTACATGTGGTCGGACGGAGAAACCACACAAACTTGGTCGAGTGGCTGATTTGTTTCACTCACTCATGTAAACAAGTCATTTTGTATAATGATTGTGACAGTCTGTGTTGGAACAACTGTAATCTGCATGTTTcaacttttttctcaaaatatttcaactttttttttcaaaataaaacattttgaatacatttcgactttattctcaaaatgatcaataacatgttttttcttaatgtggcccTAATACTCTGTTGTACTATTGTCTTGCAATATCACaaattctgaaatgtacagTTTACAAATGAAGAACAGTTGCAAACGTTGCATAACAAACCATTGTAGACTACAGCTTTTGCACAGTAAGTTTTAACTCAACCTCAAAGTgacaaaatcacacaaaaaagaaaaaaaatgacatttgatTCAATATCTACCATTACAAAAATAGATATTTATTGTTCAATGTGAATACATAAGAATGCCTTAAGGGCACTAAGGAGAAGCAACAACCTGTCCACATATTTCAGCAATCTGCCAAACACAAAGCTGCTATTTTAAGCCATACATTTGTCTTCAGCCTCCACACACCTGCAGTACATAATTCTGTACTACAAGAATTGCTCACACTGAACACTTGTAAttataaaatgtcaaaaatgtacaaaaatggCCCAAGAGAATCAGATAACCTTATTTAATAAACTTTGatgaaaatttaaagaaaagtaaaatatatgGATGAAATGTATAAAGACGCAACTCTGAGGGAATCCTGGAAAGTAAAGAAATGCTTAATTTGTACGCTAACAATAAATAGTGCCTGTAGTAAAACGTTGCACCATCATTAGGTCGTATCTCTGTGTAACAACTGGATGTTTGTTTGTGGTGCCGTGGTTAGCACTTGTGGCTCACAGGATTAATGTTCTAGATTTGAACCCTTCAGAACTTTGTGTACTCTGGTTTCTTCCATTAATCCAAACACATTCATGTTGTTGGTGACATTTTTAATTGAGGTTGatgcaaaataaatatttctttaatgGAAGGCAGACTAGAGAGACTGAGACTAGAAAAGCATGATATACATATCAAGCCAGATTAAACATTGTAACCTTTAAAACccaatttattgtttttgttatttttggcttATTATAAGTCTGCTTGTCTGGGTTTGTGACGTGCTGAAGCTCTGGAGTGTGGACAGTTCAAAGGGGAATTCCAGGCTAACACAGAAATGCTAAACATGTTCCGACAATCTATTAATCGGCCATGTGAGCTGCAAGGGCATTTGCAGTGAAAACACTGTCTGGTCACAACAGATTGAAATGTACACATTGGGGACGCTGGTATTTTTCCACCGTGGCTTTGGAGCTGTGAGATGAGCTGCCATGCTTGGCTGAGTATCCTGGTCCTACCAGTGAGAGTAatgctattttatttttgtctttctgtctctcaaACACTCCTCTCATGTTCCTAATGGTTCTCGCTCAATGGCTGGCAGTGTTCTCCAGACAAAGTGGAATTGGGCAACACTGACTGACCATCTAATGTGCAACTATCTGTCACTGTCAGTGCAGACCTACGTCTAGTTTTCGTCCGAGCTGCCCAAAGGAGCTTTAGAACTGGTGGTATGAAAACACAGCGGGAAAAAATGTAACCAAAAGATTCACAAAAACAAGGACCAGACCATGATGTGACTTTATTGGTGAGTCATGAAGAACACGCATTATTGTCAGTAAATTCAGTTCAGAAAAAAAAGCCTGCTGTTGGAAAATGTAGGCAGTGTGCCTTTCACTCACAGAGCAGTAGTAGTGGTTATAATTAAACATACACAGCATTTTAACCAAGGTGACAATAAGCTGAAAAGACTATTCCTGGTATTAAATTTCTTACACTGGTCATCTTTGGTGTGAACCATAATGTGAACAAACTTTATGCTTTTATACTCCAATAATGCTTAACAGTGAAGTGTGTACAACTACAGCTGTTTACCCACTGTTGGGAGTCTCTATGTGTTATTCACTCACTGCACGAATGAAAAGCACGTATAGGCTGTCACATGCACGGGTGGCAAAAACTGGAAAATGCTAAAAGCTGAAATGCCACCGAAGCACATCGCCCTCCATAAAGGCGAGGACAGCAATAGctatcattcatttttattagtgctgtcagcgttaatcttgttaaaatgatgttaacaCCATAACCGCAACCGTCATAacctccgttagcgagttaccgtggatcgccccgtgcgtggagCTGCACAGCGTCAACGcattagcgtggttagctcgttgtACATTTGACAAATGAAGAACAGTTTCAAACTGCGGTTATGGTGTTAAAGTCATTTTAACAAGCTTAACGCTTTATACATTTTCTTTGCGTGAACATATTCAGCTCTTTACAAGCAGAGAATGAGCCATGTGCTCAGCACACATTGTTGTTATATGAAGTGTGTAAACATGCAGCCTCCTCATTGCAATCAACTGAAAAAGTACACTGACATTCTTTAACAACCTATGAAAAATGTTAGTTCTCCATTCATGGTCAGTACACTCTGGTGATCAAAGTCAGATGTCACATACATTCATAATGAACATACCAGGTTTTTTCTCTGCTaagaagcaaaaaaattaattggaATTTgtttccagctttttttttttggtttttgcacCAGTTAAACACATAATTGTTTGGTCCATCACACTGAAAAGAACCCCAAATAGTACAAAACTCAAAGGAACACACCATGGATTCAGTAGGTTGGTCAAGTGATGACAACACGGACACCAAAATGATTCATGTCTCCTGGGTGCATCTGTGGCTCCAGTGCTTCATGCCAGTAGCCTCCATGTTGATGCAAAGACATTAGCATATCACTCTGTTGCATGATAGCAGGATCCGTTTCTCCCACGCAGCCCCGCCTATACATGAAACACACCATTGACACAAAGGCACCAGAAAATCATTAGTTTGTAAATCTGTCAATAATCACTCTGTGCTTGTTGTGATGACATTAAGACAACTGTGTACTGTACTCAAACTATGTCACCTACACTGGCTGGTTCTGTGTAGGATTAATAACAATTTGAGTAAATGTATAAAGTAACTGCACATTTCTATGAATCATAGCCACAGTTAGACTGATTGTTGTGTAACTGTGGAGAGCCTCGTAATCTGGTCTATTTGTAATTTGTAAAGATTACAGAGATTAATGTATTTTAATACAACTTATTAACAAAGGCAGTTGCATATTGACACTGAAGTTCCTGTCCCTCAACAGACAAATGACTAGCGCTCTCATTTTTGTGGTTGTGGGGTGACtgcataaagaaaaaacattccaACAGCACAGCCAGTGACCAAGCAGTCTGAGAGATCAATAGTGACTTCTACTGTAAAACTATGAGATGTGATGACCTGAAACTTCACCATCACAAATTCtattaaatgcaacatttttctaaataaagatgaaatgatcaaaaagctttttaaatactaaaatgaGCCAAACTGAATTCCAAAATGTATCAAAGAGCCTTCTGGGGGCAGTTTTACAGTTCTTTATGATAAATGAATTACAGGGGAATAAAGATGGATCCATACGTGGGATTATGGGAATtcttagatttttattttttattttttggagaTGAAGGAGTCTTTGTAAAACTCTCAGTATTTTTCACTAACTATTAATTATGTTATTTGTGTGTTGAAGGCATGAaaacttttgctttttcttaCTGTGAGCTGTTTGAAAGTGTTTGGATGTTTACTAGAATTCCTGGTGATGAAGAGAAGTCTGATGAACTTACCCACTAAGTAGGTGGTAAGTTGGTGAGGTAGATGTAGACAGAAAATCTCCTCTGCTATATTTAAGAGCATACCTTGTCTATtaattaatgtttcattttcatttagatATTTagtatataatataatacattgatgctgaaggcatcaaaactatgaatgaacacatgtggAATTCTGTatcaaacaaaaaagtgtgaaataactcaaaacatgttttatatttcagaTCCTTTGCTTTGATTCCTGCTTTGCTCACTCTTGGCcttctctccatgagcttcatgaggtcgtcacctgaaatggtttccaacagtcttgaaggagttcccagagatgctgagcgcTTGTTGGtcctttgccttcactctgcgctccatctcatcccaaaccatctccactGGGTTtgggtcaggtgactgtggaggccaggccatcagGTCAgccctccatcactctccttcttggtcaaacagccctcacacagcctggaggtgtgtttggggtcattgtgctGTTGggaaataaatgatggtccaactaaacacaaactggatgggatgatgctgcaggatgctgtggcaGCCATGATGGTTCAGTGTgccatgcttcacagtgggaacCATGTAGAGACCATCGTTCACCTTTTCTCCATCACACAAAAACTCAgcaggtggaaccaaagatctcagatgtggactcatcagaccaaagcacagatggtctaatgtccatccttgtgtttcttggcccaaacaaatctcttctgcttgttgcttttccttagtcatGGTTTCTCAGCAGCTAtgtgaccataaaggcctgattcacacagtctcctctgaacatgCAGAGATGCTACTGGAGCTCTGTGTGGC
The sequence above is a segment of the Oreochromis aureus strain Israel breed Guangdong linkage group 3, ZZ_aureus, whole genome shotgun sequence genome. Coding sequences within it:
- the nat16 gene encoding histidine N-acetyltransferase; translation: MKIDTSLNMPQLPEALSQAGLQFSVATEEDFDEIMAMSQDIYGGLDYLPTRYTSWLQDTNRTVILARKHGKVIALESVCVIDDGETMLVEGLRVAPQERGKGVAGVLLRFCAELVKSRYPEVKVCRLTRDDQLGPKDFEKYRIITKQGILLMRFRAEDLKLHLSEFGLEGDNESTLSTFCSSPPPVRLDHTAIQQLYLNSDLLHGVLPNATIIQDWQPFKLLPSNMAILLKKEIDWMVDDMSNPTVASLCTFPFRVPIGDDWYYLNIDMFGKDLALARQQFLYHLQRHTATLKGHVMCQMFLDPPLWKAMAEFCHNTLSVELVKEYTEQCVVECDLI